The sequence gatggccagGAGACAGGCAGACAAGACGCATGTACTTCACTTGCGAGTTTGATGGCTGACCTGTCTGCAACCTCCCAACTGGATTTTGCTATTCAAACTGGGTTACAAACGGGTATACAAATTAACTTGAGCGaatgtttaaaacatgtacatactgtatatctgtagCCTTTTAcccaataaaaacatgcattaatGCAATCATCACTCTTGGATGcaagaattaatacatttttttcctgCACAAAGAATGTATTATGAATTCAAAATAGGCTAGCTTTTTCCTTCCCATCATTTTGTCTTCTCTCATTGACATTGCTGTTTGAGTTTATGATGCATATTTTAAATCATATGTTTGTTAATGGTTCTCTTCCTGATATAATATTAAAGAATTGAACTGAACAAAAACTTGGCAACATCTCTGATTTGGGTCACACTCACTTTTAATCAGCCTGCTGTAAAGCAGAGGACAAAAGGAAGCTTAAAATATGCCATGATTAGGATTCAAGTGTTCCTAAAGTAGCAAAAATAGAACTTTTGTTTTACCTAATAGTGAGGCAACAGggtgttaataaatatttaacagttttaCCTAATTATGGAATACCAGCCATTATGCAGCTTTAGtcttacttttatttttcagCCTTTATTTCTAACGAATCAACACAGTTTATATGTATAACTCTAAAGGTATACAGTAACTAGAATACCTTTGTGACAGAGTGGtaagtgaatacaggtgagtgcagagCGGACACAAAACAGAGAGAATGAttttcaggtgcaggggtgtttattgattttgattagcaatgtccagagccttatggcaaacacctgtaaataataatgctggaatgatacagcggcgtgtatcactcggtATTTGTAATTCTCCAGGATTGACCCGTAATCAGAAGTCCAGTTCTTGTACACCCACaataaacaaaagacacaaacacagtttttagtgACAATGAATATGTGCTAGTGGTGCAAGACAGTCCTCCGTGAACGAAGGGTGAAAGTGCTGATGTCCGGGTTCGTGCTGGTTTACACTTCGGAGCGTGTTAGTGGTAGTCTATaaacaacagacaaacaattactAACAAGGACAAAcgcaaacaaaacactcacggttgcTGGAATCACAAGGGTCTCCTTTTAGGTCtatctaaccatttacaaaggaacagattactgaCACTATGACCCCTTATATACCCTCCCCCATGACTCTTAATTTAACAAGTGCATCTGCTCCTctaatccacggatgccacactGTTTCCTGTCCGGGTCACTGaatttgggtaccgtagctccgtcCATTTTCTAGCTGGTCGACTTCCAACTAAcccaaggaataaattgtcatgccatttagtccagggtattctgttccttttacacagcgccctcacaggtcgggagggagatctaacaccaagaatcattcgatctctgtcacaacctTTTATACACAGAATGATTCAGAAGTCATTGGACAGGTGGACAAGTTTGAAAAGTATTTGAAACTTCTGAATTTGTCCATTAATACAGTAATGTGTTCATTCAGTTTGTCCAGTAAGTTATCCTTTTGCCATGTATAGCCTATTTGCAAGGAAGTCAAGATAATGTCAACATCAGAGTGGCAGTGATATATAGTAAAGTGGGTCATGGGATTCGAGGATGCCCACTACACGTTCAGTTTTCCTGAGCTAtgcagtgagggaacataattggacattctaaactggggagaaaatcggggtaAAAAAATTGGGCGCTCAAATAAAAAACTGCCACTGCCATATTGCAACAGCTAGATGCCATATTCACAGAATAATTGACCAGAGCTCCAATGGAGCTAGTGTAATGCACAGCAAGACTCATGGGGTCCAGAAGTTTGTAAGGGAAAAATATTCAAATGCATATTATGCCCATCAACTAAATCTAATAGTGGGATAAGCAGCGAGTCAAGTTTCAGAGGCTCGAATTCTTTTCCAGACCCTTTCTGGTTTTTCAACTTTTTTCTCACTATTCAAAGAAAACTGCTGTTTTGGATGAAGTTGTAAAGAAAAGACTACCAACTGCGCCTCAAACAAGATGCAATTTTTGTGGTCAAGCAGTAAGGACAGCGTTTGAACAGCACAATTACCTGTTAGTGTGTTTTCAGACAATTATTAATTCAGACTTTGACAGTGTCACAGTTACAGAACCTAACGGTTTTTGTAATGGCCTCGTGGACTTTCTGTACTTGTTCCAAAACATAATGATGAAGGTGGATATTTTGTATGGGAAACACCAGACGAGGAATATTACATCTGTTAATGCAAATTAAGCAGTAAAGCAATTTGTTCAAAGCACTCAGGATATCCGAGCATCTGTTAGAACACTGGAATCCAGCCTCCCTGAGAACCTGCCACCAATGCCAAGAAGGCGAAGGGGCCCAAATACCACAGAAGATTATGACACAGCTGCCTTGCAAATTTGTAACATCATCATCTCTCATGCAAAGGAACGGTTTGCCTTCAGAAAACACCTTGTCTCTGCAGAGTAGCTGTTTTGATGAATATCAGGTAGCTTTCCTGGACGGTGTACTAGAGTAAACAATTCAAGCATACCCAATGCTTAGTAAGACTTCCTTATGCATTGACTTACAAACAGTGTATGAAGCAGAAGATTTTAAAAAGGCCAAAAATGCATTATGCCTGAATGCTTATATAACAACTTAGACAGAACATTTCTGgagattacaaaactactgaagatAGTTATTGCCACTCCAATGactacagcagaggcagaaaggtgTTTCTCAACACTGAAGTGGATAAAAACCTTcttgagaaacagtatgaaaaccaaatgattaaatgctttagtcatgttatcaattgaaaaagacatgatggCTGACATTCTTGACGATAATTCATcacagagcaaactttttgtatcgtttccaacaagaaacagatccactggaCAGTGCTTCTACTACTCAGGTTGGCCCAACCACCCCCATCTGCAAACTTCAGCCACCAGCTATTAATTTTCGAAAACACTGCATATTGCTGCATATAATGATTTGGTGATGGATtgtaatacaacttttgtttacataataggcattatacaaatcaaaagatcgaaatTTGGATGTGAGTGACATTAAATGTGTGATGTATGGTATTCACAGAttgtgaaatggtttctgttaacagagagaaaaaaaagaaaaaacatacagtgtGTGAATGCCGCCTGACGAATTTTTGAAGGTTTAGAACCATCTTTGAATTCAGGCTAACGAATGAACCTTGAAACCTTTGAACACTGCCCTGAATCCAGTGTTCTCCTTGACCTTGTTGTATGACTTCACGAGCCAAACAGACACGACTGTGCAAGCCAAAAATCTTCACTTTCCtcctgcttgttttattttctcacaTCTACAAACTACGTTTTTTAAAACACACCCAAGCAATTGGTTTTCTGACTAACCTCCCATAGGTgcctaaacataaataaaaacccagACAATGATTTAATCAACTcaattcatgtatttaaatattaagtttGCATTGTAACTCTATACTGCCCTGTAAGTAagtaacacctgtaagttgccaaataaataaataaataaataaataaataatctcagTTGAATGTTATCAATATTCATAAACAGATTGTATTAGTGCAATTAGTTATAAGTGATTTTATTGCAGACATTAtctcatattgtttttattagccAAAAAATCTTTTTatgtgtttgtggcaaagtggtttagtGCTGATGCAGTGCAGTAGAATAATGACTTAACACAGTTCCACAGTTaatgaaagctttatttttgctttataaataataaagctggcaaTACGTACCAATGTgtagttgccctgccaaaactccCACgggggtttcagtcccgaaataatgaCAACTATAATGTTGTGACACTACATAACACGAACACAGTCCAACGTGAGTGCAGTGTAAGTGGTGAAATACATGTCTGGATTTGGTGTTGGCTTAAATGTGACAGCTCACAGATATTTAGCTATCTATAATGACAAGTAACAACAGTTAATAGACAGACAACACgaaacactcacagttattttACACGCCTCCAGCAGTCCTTGCATAACCATAACAGAAGAACAGATCGCTTCGTCACATCTcttgatataccctcagtcacacccccttcAGTAGCGAGTGCTTTCCTCCAATGCGCTATTGCCACATCGCCTACCATcttaaggtgatgacttctggtattgtgactttCTGGATGGCtccctttccctggaatgaattgctaatacatccagtccggggcacactgttcctgttatacagtacCCTCACAGATTGGGAAGGAGATTTATGACTTGGATTCACTTGCTCTGTCACAGTGGTACAATCAACTCCATTCTCATTTAATTCACATATAGTGGTGAAATAGATTGTTTTACCCCACGTTTATTTGTCCAATTTGGTAACCGTGAAAACCTATTATGTAGACAGTACCATCCTTATGTCTGTCAGGGTTTAAAAtcgatgtttgtttatttttcaactgGTTCCTTGCAAGATTTTGTTTCTAAGATTTGATCATGATTTTGCTTGAATTTGCTGACATAGGAGCAGGTTTTCTTAACTATCTGGAAATCAGCCCATTTTTTTACACACCTTAAGATCAGTGATGACACGCAAGGTGGTATCACTATAAGTCTGGGATTTAGAGAGAGTGTAAGCAGTATGAGAGTCCAATGTTATATAAACCACCACgactattttgtgtttgaatgccATTCTTATATTTCACTATAGATCTAGACACAAATTTTCCTCGACTGCTATACTTTAAAGCCATCTCACAAAGAGGGCAATAGGCCTTGCCTGCATCGTGCTGCTTTTTGAACATGcttcccaacaaaaaaaaaccctatttctTTGTCTAGTCACTGCCAGTTCCACCAGTTCTTAACACTTCTATCAATCTCTTTTATATTGACATCTTGGTCGTGCTCCAAAAACAGCCTCGGCATTGTGAAATCATGAAATAGCGGGAGCAAAGAGAAAGCATACACAAAGCAACCTTGTGATAGGGCTTAGTCATTTTTCAGCAACCAACCATCGCGTAACGAATGGGTACACCATACGTTTTATCAAAGTGGTAAACAATTCTActctctgatttaaaaaaaaaaaaatacaaaaacaaaaaaaactcacaatTCTAAAACATGACCCAGACATCACAAAAATCAGAAATCCCTGCTGTCAGAAAAAGTGAAGATTTCTCATGTATGTATAAggttaaaatgtctgtttcactTTAACCGCTCACACAAGATATATGCGAGTCGACACTTATGAAGATTAAATTTTGCAAACCAAAGGTACGCACAGTGCGTAACGTGTATAAGGCTGCGGACGCCAATGGCTGTAACTACCTTTCTGCTGTTCCTTTAAGGCGCTCGTGTACTCTTGCTTCTCCGTTTCCTTTCCAGGGTTTCCAGATTGGCCGAGTGACTCATTTTTGGGCTAGTTTTGGGCATTTGTGCgggtattacatttggatatattttgcATGGTTTTAAAGTCTTAACGATACTAAGCAAAATACTAAGCTATATGATACACAGCCCttagtgtttacatcactgttgctaaacattgtaacaataacaCGCATAGGTATCTGTGGATATGACATACATTGCATTATGGGTAACATATGTTTTGCATGCGCCTGGTAATAGAAGATATATATCGACACAAAATATATAGGAAAAATCTGATCGTgaattaaacataaattaaacGTAATTAAATGTCTCAGCTGTAATTTCTTAAAGATTTCCTAACGATGACAGTTCAATAGAATGGGACTAAAACTGCTGTCAAACACATACTGCACATTTGATCTGGACTGCAAACAACCTAACTTCAGCCTAATTTACAGTAGGCCTCGGGAGCTGCTGGCAAAGTTTGACACCAGCATGTATAACGGCTATGCAAACCTTTTCAAGGTGACTGCACATGTACACAGGTTAATGGAAGTTTCATAAAGGAccctttctttaatttttttgtacataCATTCTTGGATATGTATCCTTCTCACACAGATATTAATGAGAATTCAAGTaggttagattttttttacattttaaatgcaatggtTTATTGAtgtataataattttaattaaaatagcagTGTAGCTTAACTAGTTGCTTAGGTTgcaaaacgctttttttttttcctttgaaaaccTTTGCTTTCGCAGTTCCAAATGCACTAACCACTCTGCTACCCGTAGCTACACAGTGTGCATGTTTGTGCACTGCTGAGTTCTGATCATTCTAATACCATGTTTATTGGATTGCTTTTAGAGCTAGTTTAGGCAACATAATATTGGGCTACTTTTGGGTGGGTATTTGGTTGACTTTGGggctacaaatgtattttaatttctgtcaaCCCTGTTCCTTTCTGCAAACATTCGCTTGTCTGTCTCTGTCCAAAAGCTCTTTGGTCTCACTCTTTTATTTGCCATTCCACCCATGGTTTCTCCTGTTGACACAAAGCACTTATTTATACTCAGTATTCATGATTGAAGGCAATGCTCTCGACTTCTTAggccatttcatttattttgaaattcgGTGATTTTCCTTTAATTCTCATTTCTTTTGGTTTTGTCCATTTTGGTTGAGGACAATTTGCGCCCAATAACCACACAGGTCTTCAGAAACACCTTTTATATGTGCCACACATAAGTagttgtttaacaaaaaaaatgttctaaaatgaacaacacttttcatattatatattcatttttaatatagtaCAATTTCCACAAATCCTTAATACATAAAAActctttaaataactaatttgtGAAAACTTTTATTACAGAAAAGAACTAAAGATTTGGAGCAGCCCATTTGTAAACAGCCAGGATCACAATTAAAAGGATACAACATAGTATTTCATGCTTAGAACTGTAAATGTAATGATTTTCCACTTAACATTCATTAGCTAGAATCCTTAGGCATATTCCAGCATTAGCCTGTTTTTGAATGTATTGTCTGGAATCAATTTCtaatacaaacattttttacaaTGAGGTATTCATTCATACATGATAAATCatactttattatatttatatatatattatatatatatatatatatatatatatatatatatatatatatatatctaattatataaactataaagcttaattttgactttttttttaaaactgaaaaaaaaagaaaactatctgTCTTTtcccaaatgttttgttttcaaaacgtATATTTACTAATaaatttatttacattacataaaatattttttatttagatcaATTACAAGTATTAAAACAGTTGTTACACATATCGAGCTACATATATAATTGTAATGTACAGAACGCACAACATGCTCTTTGTTTAACCTAGGGAGACGTACTGTATGTGGATGAGacctttctttttgtattttattgtattaaaagaaaagaatattATTTTGTGCAGAGTCAACCACAATACTTCACTACAATATAGACTGGGCAATAGATGGTTTCTTTTCTACCTCTAGCTCGTTCTCAGTGCAGGCAGTAGGATTCTTGTATTCAATGTATTCCACACAGCCATAGAGTACCATGCCTACCACCAACACAGCAAGCACAACATACAGCTTAACATCCACACATAAATAGTTGCTGTACCCAAAGGCTATTACAAAGCCCACAGACTCCCACAGTTTATAGTTGGCAAATGCTGCCTCCTTATGTTCTTCAAATAGAACTCCATAAAGAGCTGAAACGACATAGAATGCATTGGCAATTCATTATATATTGAGTAAAACATGATACCTTTAAAACCACCAAGTAGTTTCAAAACAGCTGAACATGTTTTTCTAggtcttaaagctgcagtattcGGAAATATCATTTTCCACATAAAGCATATTAGCAGTGCCCTGGACTTTTTAACCGAAGCATGTGCGACGATTTTATTCTTCCCCATCGTACTTCTCCACAGTCAACCCTGAGGAGGAAATTTAGttagaatggaaaataaaaaatgatccaagctgaaacaacaatagagaattatTATATTGATAAAATTTGAACATTAATAGTTCACACAATGTGGACCACAAAGATGTTTTGTATgttaaatgtatatacagtatgtcatatCGGAACTCACAGtgaagtgtgttttttgtgtaatATGAAACCAATTACAATATCAGATAATATCCTATCAATACAATTCCTTTCTGAGAACATGCTACTGTATGTGTAATATGAATATTTATAACTTGCCATTTGTTTGTGTCTGCCACACAGCGTCAGCCATTCCCCAAAGGCCAGAAAACACAAAGAACACTGCCAAGTCATCAGGATGAGGTTTCCAAAGAAACAGGCCTATTATACATGACAAGTTAGTGACTGTACCTGCAACCAAAAAAAGGAATCATTTTAATTCAATGAAATACATTGGGACCATGTCTCCAGTATAAAGAGCAAGGCAGCACTGGATCTTTCACAGGTAATAACAGTTTCCTTACCTAGGGCAAATAGGGCGATTCTTCCAGTATAATGTGACAGCTTTCCAAAGGCAAATGAAAAAAGGGAGTTTGTAGCACCAGAGCAGATCATCGAATAGCCAACATATCGTATTCCAAGAGCACAGGTCACATAGGactaaagagagagagacagtcagtGTTGGGAGTTCCAGACTGGAACTTGATCCATACCCCAACATTGAGGTAGCACCTTAGACAAGAAACTTGGGAAAGGAAATACCTGAACATCAGATGTTGCTGCATCGAATAGCATGGATAGTAATGCTATTGCTTTTCACCCCAGGAGGGTCAGGTTTGAATCTGGGTTACAGCACATAAGCAGCTTAGCCTTCAGTGGACAGttgtccacatcacaaaaacaacaacacagtctTGGCACAGTTGGCACCTTGGTGGTAGTCTCAAAAAGAGAGACCTGTGATTGTGTGGTCATGCACACAATACTGTGGTCCCTGCAGGACAAGGAAGTGGTTTGTGTGTAGGGAATTCAAAAATTGCTACTGCTTGTGCTACAGCTGCTCTATAGATAACTTTTACTCTCTTCCACTGTAACTTTAAGGAGcaccaaaatccataatacatatatgtgtatgtatatgtatatgcataTGCATGTCAATATATCTAACAGCTACTTTGAAAAGTGTAAGCATGTCTGCTGTACTGTGTTCCCCCACAGAAATCTAGTACATTTCCATCTATTACCTTGTTGTAGTCTCCGGCGAGGAAGCCCTGCTCAAAGCCGCTGTACATTGTCATGGGGATAAGCAGGACCTGTCGCTTGTCTCGGAGATGCTTGAAAGTAGCTAGGAAAACTGAGAACAATGGCTGCCTTTTGTCTCTGAACTCCTGGGCTGCTTCCTTGTCCAGGTCATCTAGAAACACAGCCACCAGGATCACAGACAATACGCCAACACCTGTAtgggaaaacaaaaagacatacacacacactaatatatatatatatatatatatacacacacacacacacacacacacacacacacacacacacacacacacacatacagtaccagtcaaaagt is a genomic window of Polyodon spathula isolate WHYD16114869_AA chromosome 6, ASM1765450v1, whole genome shotgun sequence containing:
- the LOC121317031 gene encoding protein unc-93 homolog A-like; the encoded protein is MGSNLKNILIVSLGFLFLFTAYGGLQSLQSSLNADEGLGTASLGVIYGTIILSSMFLPPILIKNLGCKWTIVVSMGCYVAYSLGNLYSSWETLIPTSIILGLGGAPLWSTKCTYLTISGNMQGKKENKEGRDIINQYFGIFFLIFQSSAVWGNLMSSLIFELADDRGVGVLSVILVAVFLDDLDKEAAQEFRDKRQPLFSVFLATFKHLRDKRQVLLIPMTMYSGFEQGFLAGDYNKSYVTCALGIRYVGYSMICSGATNSLFSFAFGKLSHYTGRIALFALGTVTNLSCIIGLFLWKPHPDDLAVFFVFSGLWGMADAVWQTQTNALYGVLFEEHKEAAFANYKLWESVGFVIAFGYSNYLCVDVKLYVVLAVLVVGMVLYGCVEYIEYKNPTACTENELEVEKKPSIAQSIL